The Natrinema saccharevitans genome includes the window CGTTCGCGAGGGTCGCGCCCTGGTAGGCGAAGCGGGAGTCGGAGTAGCGGTCGGAGATCACGAGGTCGCCGGCCTCGAGGGCGGGGCGGACCACCCGCGAGAGGTGGGCGGCGTGGTCGGCGGTGTAGAGGAAGAGTTCCGCGAGGGGGTCGGCATCGTCGTCTTCGATCGAGCGGTAGACGGCCTCGCCGTACCAGGAGTCGTCGGTCGGCTCGCGAGTGAACGTGGCGTCCGGATAGCGCTCGCGCAAGGCTTCCACGAGCGTCGTCTTGCCGCTGCCGTCTAACCCCTCGAGCGTGACGAGCATGCCCGGACCTCGGCGTGACGGCTACTACAATCTGTCGAGACGGCCGACCTTACTGCGTAGCCGACTAGGTATTTATCGCTCCGGGATCACGTTTCGGGTATGGAGATCCTCGTCGCCGGCGGCACCGGCTTCATCGGGACGAACCTGTGTGCGGAACTGGCCGAGCGCGGCCACAAGGTGACGGCGCTGTCGCGCTCGCCCGACGGCGGCGGGCTGGCAGACGGCGTCGAGGTCGCGATGGGCGACGTGAGCG containing:
- the tmk gene encoding dTMP kinase, whose amino-acid sequence is MLVTLEGLDGSGKTTLVEALRERYPDATFTREPTDDSWYGEAVYRSIEDDDADPLAELFLYTADHAAHLSRVVRPALEAGDLVISDRYSDSRFAYQGATLANAPAYDLADPLEYVVDLHRPFSTEPDLTIYLDLDPETAAERAGTTNKFEHAAYLESVRDNYERLLERDPDRFVRVDATRSPDAVLEAVVDALEDARSHDR